From one Eriocheir sinensis breed Jianghai 21 chromosome 60, ASM2467909v1, whole genome shotgun sequence genomic stretch:
- the LOC126985608 gene encoding histone H3.v1-like yields MERRRAAGSGPARHPPQAPPSGAHPQHRPGQEDELAAQLAKIERELRQKEKKLEKYNRVLKAKKHVRDTLRQHSATTKDQGTPPTAPAAQDASPPRGGKSSTLRSVTFSTRSPEVQYVPAGRVTPTPPPPTTPTHTEEDQRKEKGTRREALKQGTGDGKSAKNESEHLPSTREGQERKEQRGTRREALKQGTGDGKSAKKESEHLPSMSSVPSTREEHEKRTSISKPPPIPADSIDVSKKRNVTLPNTIDHLPSTSSVPSTREEHERRTSISKPSPIPADSIDMSKKGNVTLPNTIDHLPSTSSVPSTREGHKKNSSISKPSPNAMSKEETITLPNTEQHLPSTSFIPATKDGHEGDCTITRATLDPNSERNSSSSDATLSGLLNEELPCCSQTSIEDIGQRGKREKRGSVECISSPSNTSPLLQACHGKLRNTVSIAAN; encoded by the exons ATGGAGCGGCGGCGGGCAGCAGGCAGCGGCCCCGCCAGGCACCCACCCCAGGCACCACCCAGCGGCGCCCACCCCCAGCACCGCCCCGGCCAGGAGGACGAG CTCGCCGCCCAGCTTGCCAAAATTGAACGAGAGCTGcggcagaaggaaaagaagcttGAGAAATATAACCGCGTCCTGAAAGCCAAGAAGCATGTTCGTGATACTCTTCGTCAGCACAGTGCCACCACCAAGGACCAGG gCACCCCACCCACAGCCCCAGCAGCCCAGGACGCCTCACCTCCCCGTGGCGGCAAATCCTCTACCCTCAGGAGCGTCACCTTCAGCACCAGGTCGCCAGAGGTCCAGTATGTCCCAGCTGGCCGCGTtacacccaccccaccaccacccaccacacccacacatacagaaGAGGatcagagaaaggagaaggggacgagaagggaggCTTTAAAACAAGGGACTGGAGATGGGAAAAGTGCGAAGAATGAAAGTGAACATTTACCGTCAAccagggaaggacaggagaggaaggagcagagaggaacaagaagggaGGCTTTAAAACAAGGAACTGGAGATGGGAAAAGTGcgaagaaggaaagtgaacatTTACCATCCATGTCCTCTGTCCCATCAACCAGGGAAGAACATGAGAAAAGAACATCCATTTCTAAGCCACCTCCTATCCCTGCAGACTCCATTGATGTGTCTAAGAAAAGGAATGTCACCTTACCAAACACCATAGACCACTTACCATCCACTTCCTCTGTCCCATCAACCAGGGAAGAACATGAGAGAAGGACATCCATTTCTAAGCCATCTCCTATCCCTGCAGACTCCATTGATATGTCTAAGAAAGGGAATGTCACCTTACCAAACACCATAGACCACTTACCATCCACATCCTCTGTCCCATCGACCAGGGAAGGACACAAGAAAAACTCATCCATTTCCAAACCATCTCCAAATGCTATGTCCAAGGAAGAGACCATCACCTTACCAAACACCGAACAACACTTACCATCCACCTCCTTCATCCCAGCAACCAAGGACGGACATGAGGGAGACTGCACTATTACCAGAGCTACACTAGACCCCAACAGTGAAAGAAACTCCAGCTCCTCGGATGCAACATTGTCAGGACTCTTGAACGAGGAGCTACCCTGCTGTTCCCAGACTTCCATTGAGGACATAgggcagagaggaaagagggagaagaggggaagtgtTGAGTGTATTTCTAGTCCCTCTAACACTTCTCCATTGCTACAAGCTTGTCACGGAAAGTTGAGAAACACAGTCTCCATTGCTGCAAACTAG